The Rattus rattus isolate New Zealand chromosome 1, Rrattus_CSIRO_v1, whole genome shotgun sequence genome includes a region encoding these proteins:
- the Gadd45b gene encoding growth arrest and DNA damage-inducible protein GADD45 beta isoform X2 yields MTLEELVASDNAVQKMQAVTAAVEQLLVAAQRQDRLTVGVYEAAKLMNVDPDSVVLCLLAIDEEEEDDIALQIHFTLIQSFCCDNDIDIVRVSGMQRLAQLLGEPAETLGTNEARDLHCLLVTNCHTDSWKSQGLVEVASYCEESRGNNQWVPYISLEER; encoded by the exons ATGACCCTGGAAGAGCTGGTGGCGAGCGACAACGCGGTTCAGAA GATGCAGGCGGTGACTGCCGCGGTGGAGCAGCTGCTGGTGGCCGCGCAGCGTCAGGATCGCCTCACCGTGGGGGTGTACGAGGCGGCCAAACTGATGAATGT GGACCCGGACAGCGTGGTCTTGTGCCTGCTGGCCATAGacgaagaagaggaggatgataTTGCTCTGCAAATTCACTTTACCCTGATCCAATCGTTCTGCTGCGACAATGACATTGACATCGTCAGGGTATCAGGCATGCAAAGGCTGGCGCAGCTCCTGGGTGAGCCGGCAGAGACTCTAGGCACAAACGAGGCCCGAGACCTGCACTGCCTCCTGGTCACG AACTGTCATACAGATTCCTGGAAAAGCCAAGGCTTGGTGGAGGTGGCCAGTTACTGTGAAGAGAGCAGAGGCAATAACCAGTGGGTCCCCTATATCTCTCTGGAGGAACGCTGA
- the Gadd45b gene encoding growth arrest and DNA damage-inducible protein GADD45 beta isoform X1, producing the protein MTLEELVASDNAVQKMQAVTAAVEQLLVAAQRQDRLTVGVYEAAKLMNVDPDSVVLCLLAIDEEEEDDIALQIHFTLIQSFCCDNDIDIVRVSGMQRLAQLLGEPAETLGTNEARDLHCLLVTVSDPPRPDHLGPVFVNIAGLAAPTPAHCPAMLGMSRGLPHHPGSYFELACFSLIGLLALNRGSLPNS; encoded by the exons ATGACCCTGGAAGAGCTGGTGGCGAGCGACAACGCGGTTCAGAA GATGCAGGCGGTGACTGCCGCGGTGGAGCAGCTGCTGGTGGCCGCGCAGCGTCAGGATCGCCTCACCGTGGGGGTGTACGAGGCGGCCAAACTGATGAATGT GGACCCGGACAGCGTGGTCTTGTGCCTGCTGGCCATAGacgaagaagaggaggatgataTTGCTCTGCAAATTCACTTTACCCTGATCCAATCGTTCTGCTGCGACAATGACATTGACATCGTCAGGGTATCAGGCATGCAAAGGCTGGCGCAGCTCCTGGGTGAGCCGGCAGAGACTCTAGGCACAAACGAGGCCCGAGACCTGCACTGCCTCCTGGTCACGGTGAGTGACCCACCCCGCCCTGATCACCTGGGTCCCGTGTTTGTCAACATAGCTGGGCTGGCTGCTCCAACACCAGCTCACTGCCCAGCCATGCTCGGCATGTCCCGTGGGCTGCCTCATCACCCTGGCAGCTATTTTGAGCTAGCCTGTTTTTCTCTAATAGGGCTTCTGGCGCTGAACAGAGGCTCCCTACCGAACTCCTAG